The genomic window CGGAGCGACCTACTCGATCACCACCGACCCCGACGCCGATCAGCTCGCCGTGCGCGAAGACGTGCTGGACGCGGTGGCAGGACTCGAAGGCGTCGGTGACGTCTCGGTGTCGGCCGCGGGCGGCTTCGGCTCCAGCGACATCGCCATCGACGTCACCGCGCCGGATCAGTCCACGCTGCAGGAGGCGACGGATGCCGTCGCTGCGGCGATCGAGGGGCGCGACGGTGTGCAGCAGGTCACGACGAACCTCGCGGCGTCGCTCCCCTACATCGCCGTGGTCGTCGACCGCGATGCCGCGGCCGCGCTGGGCCTGTCGGAAGTCTCGGTCGGCGCGCTGGTGTCGGGCACGATGCAGCCGCAGCAGCTGGGAACCGTCGAGATCGACGACAGCACGCTGACGGTCTACCTCGCGGCGTCCCAGACCCCGGCGACCCTCGACGAGCTGCGCGAGCTGCAGGTGCCCTCGGCCATCGGGCCGGTCGCGCTGTCGGAGATCGCGACCGTCGAAGAGAGCCAGGGTCCGACCTCCATCACGACGGAGGGCGGACAGCGCACCGCGACCGTCAACGTCACACCCTCCGGCGATGACCTCACCGCCGCGTCGGCGGTCGTCACCGAAGCCCTCGCCGACGCCGAACTCCCCGCATCGGCCGACGCCACGGTGGGAGGCGTGCTCAGCCAGCAGCAGGACGCGTTCTCGCAGCTGGGCCTCGCCCTGCTGGCGGCGATCCTCATCGTCTACATCGTGATGGTCGCGACCTTCAAGTCGCTGCGCCAGCCGCTGCTGCTGCTGGTGTCCGTGCCGTTCGCGGCGACCGGGGCCATCCTGCTGCAGATCGCGACCGGCGTGCCGCTGGGCGTGGCATCCCTCATCGGTGTGCTCATGCTCATCGGCATCGTGGTGACGAACGCGATCGTGCTCGTCGACCTCGTGAACCAGTACCGGATCAAGGGGCTGTCCGCACACGATGCGACCATTGCCGGCGGTGCACGACGCCTGCGCCCCATCCTGATGACGGCGCTGGCCACGATCTTCGCGCTCACCCCGATGGCGCTCGGTATCACCGGTCACGGCGGCTTCATCTCGCAGCCGCTCGCGATCGTGGTCATCGGCGGCCTCATCTCGTCGACCGTGCTGACGCTGCTGGTGCTGCCCACCCTGTACAACCTGGTCGAGGGCGCCGCCGAGCGCCGCAGGTCACGCCAGTCGGGCGGGCTCGTGCCCGCGACCGCTGCTGCCGGAGTCGCGGCTCAGCCGACGAGCCGGCGCGACCGTCGCGCGCGCGCCGCGGCGGACTCGCTTCCGGTGGTCATCCCCGACGCCACGGGCCCACTCGCATCCGCGCCGGCGGCCGTGCCCGCCGTGGCGGAGGTTCCTGACTCCGCCGAGACGGAGACTGCTGAGACGGCTGATCCCGCCGACCCAGCCGAGGCCGCCGCCGCCGAGCCCGCGCCTGCCCGCCCGGACGAGGCCCAGACGGCCCTGTCGGGCGACGGCGACGCTGTCGCCGCCGACGCTGTCGCCGCCGACGCTGTCGCCGCCGACGCTGTCGCCGCCGACGCGGTGACGGCGCCCTCGAACCCCGGTGACGCGCGCGGCGAGACAGCCGCCGCCGAGACCGCCCGGGACGCCGACGGCCTTCGGCTCTCAGCGCTCACGAAGGCCGTGCAGCCGGCCCGCGTGGGCGAGAAGGCCCCCGCGGATGCGGACGCGGGTGCGGAAGCCGAAGCCGAAGCCGAAGCAACGCCGGCGGACCAGCCGGAGGATGACCGCCGCTGACCTCAGGGGGTGCGGGCGACGACCCCCCAGTGCAGCAGCCACTCCTCACCGGGCTCGAGCAGCCGAATCCCGGTGCCCGAGTTGAAGGCGTCGGGCGGGGCGGTCATCGGCTCGATGGCGATCGCCACGTGCTGCCCGGGGAAGCGGTCGGTCGTGAAGACCTGCAGATAATCGAAGCCCGGACCCGCCCACAGGTCGACGCTGCGGCCATCGGCCGCGGTCAGGATCGCGTGCGCGGTGTCCGCGCCGTCGCGGCCGACGGTGCCGTAGGCGGTGTCGAGGTCGAGTTCGCCCACGGTGCGCGGCGTCCGAAGGTCGGTCGCGTCGTCCACGGGCACCTCGTCCACCGGAAGCTGCCGGTCGTCGAGCAGGAAGCGGGTCGCGGCATCCAGCTGCACCGTCAGCTCGCCCGTCGGGACACCGCCGATGCAGAAGTAGGGGTGGGCGCCCAGCGCCACCGGCGCGGTCACGTCGCCGAGATTCAGGATGCGGTGCGTCACGGCCAGTGCGCCGTCGGTCACGGCATACGTCACCTCCGTGGCCAGGTAGAACGGGTAGCCGGTCTGCGGGTACACGTCGGCCGACAGCGTGACGGTGTGCTCGCTGTACACCGCCGGCTGGTAGCCGACGAAGCGCAGCAGCCCGTGCGAGGCGTTGCCGGTCTTCGGTTCGGTGATCGCCAGCTGCCGCGTCACCCCCTCGTGCGTCCACGCGCCGTCGCGCACGCGGTTGGGCCAGGGCACCAGAACGATGCCCGCCGCCGCGGGAGTCGGCGAATGGTCGGGGTATCGAGGCACGTAGTCGACGCCGTCGACGGTGAAGGCCCGCAAAGCGCCGCCGACCTGCGAGATCTCCGCCGTCGTGGTGCCGTGCTGCACCGTGAACCGCCGGCCGGTCGGGTCGTAGGGGAAGTGCGTCGTCATGCCGCCATGGTAGGCCGCTGGGTACTTTCACAGGTGGCGCACATATACTCATTCGGTCGGCTTCGGACACTGCGCGTGGTGCGCGTGGATGGGTTTGTGAGTCCAAGGGGCCGATGGTGGGCGTCGATCGACGTGCATGACCACTATCGATAATGGCCCCGGCCGATGGATGTCCGGGTTATACCTGCGTGCCAGCGGGTGCTGTTCTCGTGTGAAAGAGAACCCAGAAGGACATTTCCCCATGCCCAAGAGCAAGAAGCCCGCAGGCGGCCGTCCGGCCAAGAACTTCGAGCCCCGCTACGGCGCGAAGACCAGCTTCCAGGACCGCAAGCGCCGTCCCGGCGAGGCATCCACCGGCACCGCCGGTTCCAAGAGCCCCAGCCACCGCGGCTACCGCGCCCCCGAGCAGACCGCGGATGCCGCCCCCAAGCGCCGCTGGACCGCGCAGGAGAAGGTCGGCCGCGACGAGGCCCGCACGATCCGCACCCACGCACAGGGTGACGACCGCGGCGCCCGCCGGTTCGACGACCGTCCCCGCCGCGATGCCGCTGACCGTCCCGCGCGTTCCTTCGACGACCGCCCGGCGCGTTCGTTCGACGACCGTCCCCGCCGCGATGCCAGTGACCGTCCCGCGCGTTCGCACGACGACCGCCCGGCGCGTTCGTACGGTGACCGCCCGCAGCGTGATGACCGCCCGGCCCGTTCGTTCGGCGACCGTCCGGCGCGTTCGTTCGACGACCGTCCCCGCCGCGATGCCGGTGACCGTCCCGCCCGTTCGTTCGGTGACCGCCCGCAGCGCGATGACCGTCCGGCGCGTTCGTTCGGTGACCGCCCGGCTCGTGACGACCGTCCCGCCCGTTCGTTCAGCGACCGTCCGGCGCGTTCGTACGACGACCGTCCCCGCCGCGATGCCGGTGACCGTCCCGCCCGTTCGTTCGGTGACCGCCCGCAGCGCGATGACCGTCCGGCCCGTTCGTTCGGCGACCGTCCGGCTCGCTCGTACGACGACCGTCCCCGCCGCGACGCGAGTGACCGCCCGGCGCGTTCGTTCAGTGACCGTCCGGCCCGCTCGTTCAGCGACCGCCCTGCGCGTTCGTTCGACGACCGTCCCCGCCGCGACGACCGTGCCGAGCGCCCCGCGCGCTCGGACTGGAACGCCGAGTCCAAGACCAAGGCTCAGCAGGACCACGTCGACGTCGTGCACGAGCGCCTGCAGGCCGAGGCCGTGCAGGCCGTCGAGGTTGCAGATGTGAGCTTCTCGAGCCTGGGCTTGGGCGACAACATCGTCCGCGTGCTCAAGGACCTGGGCGCGCCGAGCCCCTTCCCGATCCAGGCGGCCACGATCGCTCCGATCCTCGAGGGCAAGGACGTGCTGGCCCGCGGCCGCACCGGCTCCGGCAAGACCATCGCCTTCGGCGCTCCCCTCGTGGAGTCGCTGCTGCGCTCGCAGGACGGCAAGCGTCGCGAGTTCGGCCGCAAGCCGAAGGCGCTCGTCCTCGCTCCGACGCGCGAGCTCGCGCTGCAGATCGACCGCACCATCCAGCCGATCGCGCGCAGCGTCGGCATCTTCACCACGCAGATCTACGGCGGTGTGCCCCAGGCGCGCCAGGTGGGTGCGCTGAAGAAGGGCGTCGACATCATCATCGGCACCCCGGGTCGCATCGAGGACCTCATCGCACAGGGCAAGCTCGACCTCTCCGAGGTGCAGATCGTCGTGCTCGACGAGGCCGACCACATGTCGGAGCTCGGGTTCCTCGAGCCCATGCAGCGGATCCTCCGCCTCGTGGCCGACGGTGCGCAGAAGCTGCTGTTCTCGGCCACGCTCGACCGCGAGGTCGCGGCACTGGTCGACGAGTTCCTCGTCGAGCCGGCCGTCTACGAGGTCGCCGGCGAGGACCAGGACTCCAGCACGATCAACCACCGCGTGCTCGTGATCGATCACCGCGACAAGGCTGAGATCCTGACGTCGCTCGTGGACCGCGAGGGCAAGACGCTCGTCTTCGCCCGCACCCGCGCCTACGCCGAGATGCTCGCCGAGCAGTTCGACGATCTCGGCATCCCCGCTGTCGCCCTGCACGGTGACCTGAATCAGGCCAAGCGCACGCGCAACCTGCAGCGTCTCACCGACGGACGCGTGAGCGTGCTCGTCGCGACCGACGTCGCTGCGCGCGGCATCCACGTGGACGACATCGACCTGGTGATCCAGGCCGACGCGCCCGACGAGTACAAGACGTACCTGCACCGCTCCGGCCGCACCGGCCGCGCGGGCCGTGCGGGCACCGTCGTCACCCTCATCCCGCGTCAGCGCCGTCGGCGCATGACCGAGATGCTGGACCGTGCCGAGATCGAGGCTCCCTTCGACGAGGTGCGCGTGGGCGACGACCTGCTCGAAGAGCTGTCCGGCCGCCAGCTGGCGGACGTCGTCGCGTAATCGACTGCAGGCGCCCCGGGACTTCCGTGTTCCGGGGCGCTTCGTCGTTTCCGGCGGTCTCTGGTCCCCGGCACAGGTGATCTCCCAGGGACAGGTCGTTTCGGCGGCTTGCGTCCTGTTGTGGTGATTCCTCCTGTTTCCGGGAGGGGGTGGATGCCGGCGGCCGACTGCGCCCGCGGCGGTGCGCGCCGGCACCCGCCCCGCACGCCACCTGCCCGGCACGCACCCGCCCCGCTCGCCACCTCCCCGGCACAGGAGATCTCCCGGGGACAGGCCGTTTCGGCGGCATTCGTCCTGCTGCGGGGATATGTCCTGTTCCGGGAGCGGCGTCAGAACAGCATCGGCGCCGCCGCAGCGGTGGCGCGACCGCGCGAGGTGGTCACCACCGGACCCGGCCGCGGTGTCAGGCGAGGCTCGTCGTCCTCCTCCGCGCCGTTCAGCCGGTGCAGCCGCAGCAGGGGGCGCACGCGCCGCGCGAGCCACGTGCGATACGCCTTCGGTGCCATGACCGATGCCCCCGGGTAGAGGCCGTGGTACGACGACACCAGCTCGGGGTGCTCGCGGGCGAGCCACTGCAGGAACCAGGGCTTCACGCCCGGCCGCAGGTGCATCGCGCCCCACACCACGCGGCCGGCGCCCGCCTGTGCGATGCGCCGCAGCGCGTCGTCGAGCACGGCGACCGAGTCGGTCAGGTGCGGCACGATCGGCATGAGGAACACCGTCACCCGGAAGCCCGCCGCGCGCGCCGCGCGCACCGTCTCCAGTCGCGCCTGGAACGAGGGCGCACCCGGCTCGATCGCTGCGCGCAGCGACTCGTCGGCCACCGCGATCGACATCGCCAGAGACACCGGAACGTGCTCTGCCGCCTCGCGAAGCAGCGGGAGGTCGCGGCGGATCAGCGTTCCCTTGGTCAGCACCGAGAAGGGGGTGCCCGACTCGGTCAGGGCGCCGATGATGCCGGGCATGAGCCCGTATCGGCCCTCGGCCCGCTGGTAGGGGTCGGTGTTGGTGCCGAGCGCCACGGTCTCCCGTCCCCACGATCCGCGCCGCACCTCGCGCGCGAGCACGTCGGCGACGTTGATCTTGACGACGATCTGCGAGTCGAAGTCGTTGCCGGCATCCAGGTCGAGGTACTCGTGCGTGCCGCGGGCGAAGCAGTACACG from Microbacterium sp. zg-Y625 includes these protein-coding regions:
- a CDS encoding Rv2578c family radical SAM protein; translated protein: MRWQGQELGVVDADALPGMERIDGLVRSVTTPEFAGMTFHEVQCKSALNRVPAVSAMPFDWTVNPYRGCSHACVYCFARGTHEYLDLDAGNDFDSQIVVKINVADVLAREVRRGSWGRETVALGTNTDPYQRAEGRYGLMPGIIGALTESGTPFSVLTKGTLIRRDLPLLREAAEHVPVSLAMSIAVADESLRAAIEPGAPSFQARLETVRAARAAGFRVTVFLMPIVPHLTDSVAVLDDALRRIAQAGAGRVVWGAMHLRPGVKPWFLQWLAREHPELVSSYHGLYPGASVMAPKAYRTWLARRVRPLLRLHRLNGAEEDDEPRLTPRPGPVVTTSRGRATAAAAPMLF
- a CDS encoding aldose 1-epimerase family protein is translated as MTTHFPYDPTGRRFTVQHGTTTAEISQVGGALRAFTVDGVDYVPRYPDHSPTPAAAGIVLVPWPNRVRDGAWTHEGVTRQLAITEPKTGNASHGLLRFVGYQPAVYSEHTVTLSADVYPQTGYPFYLATEVTYAVTDGALAVTHRILNLGDVTAPVALGAHPYFCIGGVPTGELTVQLDAATRFLLDDRQLPVDEVPVDDATDLRTPRTVGELDLDTAYGTVGRDGADTAHAILTAADGRSVDLWAGPGFDYLQVFTTDRFPGQHVAIAIEPMTAPPDAFNSGTGIRLLEPGEEWLLHWGVVARTP
- a CDS encoding DEAD/DEAH box helicase, translated to MPKSKKPAGGRPAKNFEPRYGAKTSFQDRKRRPGEASTGTAGSKSPSHRGYRAPEQTADAAPKRRWTAQEKVGRDEARTIRTHAQGDDRGARRFDDRPRRDAADRPARSFDDRPARSFDDRPRRDASDRPARSHDDRPARSYGDRPQRDDRPARSFGDRPARSFDDRPRRDAGDRPARSFGDRPQRDDRPARSFGDRPARDDRPARSFSDRPARSYDDRPRRDAGDRPARSFGDRPQRDDRPARSFGDRPARSYDDRPRRDASDRPARSFSDRPARSFSDRPARSFDDRPRRDDRAERPARSDWNAESKTKAQQDHVDVVHERLQAEAVQAVEVADVSFSSLGLGDNIVRVLKDLGAPSPFPIQAATIAPILEGKDVLARGRTGSGKTIAFGAPLVESLLRSQDGKRREFGRKPKALVLAPTRELALQIDRTIQPIARSVGIFTTQIYGGVPQARQVGALKKGVDIIIGTPGRIEDLIAQGKLDLSEVQIVVLDEADHMSELGFLEPMQRILRLVADGAQKLLFSATLDREVAALVDEFLVEPAVYEVAGEDQDSSTINHRVLVIDHRDKAEILTSLVDREGKTLVFARTRAYAEMLAEQFDDLGIPAVALHGDLNQAKRTRNLQRLTDGRVSVLVATDVAARGIHVDDIDLVIQADAPDEYKTYLHRSGRTGRAGRAGTVVTLIPRQRRRRMTEMLDRAEIEAPFDEVRVGDDLLEELSGRQLADVVA